TCCATATTCACCAGCATAACCTTTCATGTTCATAATTGCATCAAGTCCAACTGTATGAGCATCAGAACCTGTACAGGCTCCTACTACCGTTACTTTTCTACCAAGTTTTTCTTTAATAAAATCATTGACTTCATAATAACTCATAGTTTCTGTTTCTACTTTTGCTACTTTTATTTTAGTAGCATCTACAGTGTGCTTTAATTTTCCATAAAGAACATGAAAACTAAATCCTTCACCTAAATCCTTCATTTCTACCGCACTTACCTCTTCAAGCCCCATTTTATTAGCCAGCTGCTTGGCAGCTTCACTTGCTTCAAGACTTGCTTCAAGAGGAAGGGTAAAACTAAGCTGAACCTTACCATCATCCATTGTATCTCCATATGGTTTTACTTTTGTCATATCAACTTCCATTAGATATCCAACCCCTCCCTAAATAAATCTAAAAATGGATTATAATAATTTTCTCCTTTTTCAATAACTCCATCTGCACCTTTACCTCCAGTTTTAGGTCTGGAGATATTAGCAAACATACCATCTTCAAGAGCCTGCATTAAACCTTCGTCTGCAATATCTTCTAACATTTCAGTTGTTTCTTTTAATACTTTATCTGCTCTTTGTTGTATTTTTCCATCAGGTTTAAACATAATCTCATCACCAAGATTACGAGCATTATTAAATACATACTGAGCATTTTCAATTGCCAGAGCTCTATCCTGTATAAATGGTGTATGAATAGCTTCTGTTAACATCCCTAAAAGTTGAATACCCTGTCCAGTCATAATTGAAGCTAAGTTGAACATACCATCCATTAAATGTCCTTTGAAAATATCACCTGACATGTATTTTGTGGGAGGCATATATTTTAATGGAGCATCAGGGAAAATTTGACGAATCATTTGAGCCTGAGCAATTTCCATCAAAAATCCATCTTCGATTGTTGGATCCATTTCAAATGCATGACCTAAACCCAATTGTTCAGGTTTTAAACCTGATCTTAAACCTAATTCTTCATTGATAAATTGAGATGCTAAAACAGTATGTGCTTCTTCAACTGCATCAGCAGTAGTCAGATAATTATCTTCACCTGTATTAATTATTACACCAGCATGGGCATTTATCATTCTGGAAAAATACTGGTCAATAAAGGTTCTCTTCATATTTATATCTCTGAATAAAATACCATACATCGAATCATTAAGCATCATATCCAATCTTTCAAAAGCTCCCATTGCTGCTATTTCAGGCATACAAAGTCCAGAACAATAATTAACTAATTGAATATATCGGCCTTCTTCTTTACCAACTTCATCCAGACCTTCTCTCATAATTCTGAAATTTTCCTGAGTGGCATAT
The sequence above is a segment of the Halanaerobiales bacterium genome. Coding sequences within it:
- a CDS encoding OAM dimerization domain-containing protein, which translates into the protein MEVDMTKVKPYGDTMDDGKVQLSFTLPLEASLEASEAAKQLANKMGLEEVSAVEMKDLGEGFSFHVLYGKLKHTVDATKIKVAKVETETMSYYEVNDFIKEKLGRKVTVVGACTGSDAHTVGLDAIMNMKGYAGEYGLERYPEINAFNMGSQVPNSELIEKAVAEDADAILVSQVVTQKDVHIKNLTELVELLEAEDLRDEFLLILGGPRITHELALELGFDAGFGPGTVPPDVASYIVQKLDEEEND
- a CDS encoding lysine 5,6-aminomutase subunit alpha, with the protein product MQEKLNVDQELVDRARQASQDIADGIQIHIDENTTTSVERTVARLFGIDGIDEEEIPLPNVVVDQVFKSDELDKGIAYWIGNAVIETGKSPQEIAEEVAEGNLNLTELKEHDLKEIKDAIEDLAKESVESIADNRRERDELQEETPTGPKPWLYVIVATGNIYEDLKQAKAAAREGADIVAVIRSTAQSLLDYVPYGATTEGFGGTYATQENFRIMREGLDEVGKEEGRYIQLVNYCSGLCMPEIAAMGAFERLDMMLNDSMYGILFRDINMKRTFIDQYFSRMINAHAGVIINTGEDNYLTTADAVEEAHTVLASQFINEELGLRSGLKPEQLGLGHAFEMDPTIEDGFLMEIAQAQMIRQIFPDAPLKYMPPTKYMSGDIFKGHLMDGMFNLASIMTGQGIQLLGMLTEAIHTPFIQDRALAIENAQYVFNNARNLGDEIMFKPDGKIQQRADKVLKETTEMLEDIADEGLMQALEDGMFANISRPKTGGKGADGVIEKGENYYNPFLDLFREGLDI